One stretch of Arachis hypogaea cultivar Tifrunner chromosome 20, arahy.Tifrunner.gnm2.J5K5, whole genome shotgun sequence DNA includes these proteins:
- the LOC112785993 gene encoding uncharacterized mitochondrial protein AtMg00810-like: MVTILRRVDHRFTSSSSSYKEPVTQHHNIFSLKKLGEMHYFLDIEVVITPNGSITLKQTKYIKDLLIRAKMSNANPVPTPMTSSLKLSAFGDGSFSNPSLYKSIVGGLQYAAITRPEISFSVNKVA, translated from the coding sequence atggtcacgattttaaggAGGGTTGACCATAGATTCACCTCCTCTTCATCTAGTTACAAGGAGCCCGTGACTCAACATCACAACATCTTCTCCTTGAAAAAGCTGGGTGAGATGCACTACTTTCTTGACATTGAAGTAGTTATAACCCCAAATGGATCAATCACTCTCAAGCAGACAAAGTACATCAAGGATCTTCTGATAAGAGCTAAAATGAGCAATGCAAATCCTGTGCCCACCCCTATGACTTCCTCACTGAAACTGTCTGCCTTTGGAGATGGTTCATTTAGCAATCCATCCCTGTACAAGTCCATCGTAGGTGGTCTGCAATATGCCGCAATCACAAGGCCTGAAATATCTTTTTCTGTGAATAAGGTGGCATAA